The following is a genomic window from Lysinibacillus sp. G4S2.
TTAATTCAAGAACTGTCATAGCTTTGATAGCTTCTAAGATTTGCTCTTTATTCATTATAATTTCCTCCTAATTGGATAATGTTTTATTGTTGCGGTCAGGCCGCAGAAGTTATAGTGCGTATAAAATTACGCGCCTTGTTCTTCTTTTTGTTCTGCAACAGCTTTTGTTGCAAGTGCGAAGTTGCGCACTGGAGCTTGAAGTACAGATAAAAGCATAGAAAGAAGACCTTCGCGTGATGGAAGTTCTGCAAGTGCTTTAACATCTTCAACAGAAGAGATTGTACCTTCAATAATACCTGCTTTAATTTCTAAAGCTTCATTTTTCTTAGCGAACTCGTTGATGATTTTAGCAGGAGCTACAACATCTTCATTTGAGAACGCAATTGCGTTAGGACCAACTAATACGTCATTGATTCCTTCAAGGCCAACAGCTTCAGTAGCACGACGAGTTAAAGTGTTTTTGTAAACTTTGAACTCAACGCCAGCTTCACGAAGTTGTTTACGAAGCTCAGTCACTTGTGCAACGTTAAGACCACGGTAATCCACAACTACTACAGAAGCAGCGTTTTGGAATTTTTCAGTAATCTCTTGAACTTGTACTTGTTTGTTTTCGATTGCTTTGCTCATGATGACACCTCCTATTAGAATGGGTCATTTATACCGACAAAAGTAAAGCCTCTGGGTCAATTAGACGCAGAGGCTGAAAGTCATCATCTTTAAATAAGAATCCGAATTCCGATGTCCTCGGTAGGATCATTAAGTGACAAGTCACTCCTACTGTCTACGGTACAAATGGATGATTCACAACAGCAACTATAATATCATGGATATATAGCACCGTCAATAGATTTGTGTAAAATCTTTTATTATTTTACTACTACGTTTGAAGCGTCGATTTTAATAGCTGGACCCATTGTAGTTGTAACGTTTACAGATTTCATGTAAGTACCTTTAGCTGCAGCAGGTTTTGCTTTTTGCACTACGTCAAATACAGTTAAGAAGTTTTCTACTAATTTTTCTGCAGAGAAAGAAACTTTACCGATAGGAGCGTGGATGATACCAGCTTTATCAGCACGGTATTCTACTTTACCAGCTTTAATTTCTTCGATAGCTTTTGTTACGTCGAAAGTAACTGTACCAGTTTTAGGGTTTGGCATTAAACCTTTAGGTCCTAATACACGACCAAGTTTACCAACTTCACCCATCATGTCAGGAGTTGCAACGATTACATCGAAATCGAACCAACCTTGTTGGATTTTTTGGATGTATTCTGCATCGCCTACATAGTCAGCACCAGCTGCTTCAGCTTCTTTAAGTTTTTCACCTTTAGCGAATACTAATACGCGTTGAGTTTTACCAGTACCGTTTGGTAACACTACTGCACCACGGATTTGTTGGTCATTTTTACGAGTATCGATTCCTAGACGGAAAGCAACTTCTACAGTAGCGTCGAAGTTCACTGAGCTAGTTTTTTGAGCAAGTTCGATTGCTTCTTGTGCGCCGTATACTGCGTTACGGTCGATTAATTTTGCTGCATCTTGCAGTTTTTTACCTTTTTTAGCCATTATATAATTCCTCCTTGATTGTGGTTATAGCGGATTTTACCTCCCACGAATAAAGGTTGCGCGTTCACAAAGAAACTCCGCAACCTTCCAAAAAACAAATACATCATCAAGTAATGGGATTAGTCTTCGATAACAATACCCATGCTTCGTGCAGTACCTTCAACCATTAACATTGCAGCTTCAACTGAAGCAGCGTTAAGGTCTGGCATTTTAGTTTCAGCGATTTCGCGAACTTTATCACGTTTAACCGTTGCCACTTTTTTACGGTTTGGTTCACCAGATCCAGATTGGATACCAGCTGCTACTTTAAGTAGAACTGCTGCAGGTGGAGTTTTTGTAATGAAAGTGAAAGAACGGTCTTCGAATACTGAAATTTCAACTGGGATAATAAGACCAGCTTGATCTGCAGTACGCGCATTGAATTCTTTACAGAATCCCATGATGTTCACACCCGCTTGACCTAATGCAGGACCAACCGGTGGAGCTGGATTTGCTTTACCAGCAGGGATTTGAAGTTTTACAACTTTAATAACTTTTTTAGCCACGAGACACACCTCCTTAAGTCCGTGATGTGGTAATTGGGTTGCCCCTCCCACTCAATATCTGTCTGTCAGCTAAGTGCCGATAACATTAAAATTATCATTACAGACGTCAAACTAAAGTCTGACAGTCTGACCTTGAAATGATACCACTTTTATTTTTTTTAAGCAAGTAGTAATTAACAAAATCTGCGACATACGCATCAGACGTATGACACTTTAGTTACTAGAACTACATTTTTTGTATTTGTTCAAAATCTAGTTCCATAATTGTTTCGCGACCAAACATATCAACAGAAACTTTCACTTTTCCTTTTTCAGTGTCAATTTCTTCAACACGTCCTTGGAAGTGAGCAAAAGGCCCTTCTAATACTTCTACCGCTTCCCCAACAGAAATATCAACTTCGACAACTTTGTCAGTCATTCCCATTTGTTGTAGTAGACGATCCGCTTCTTCAGGTAATAAAGGTGTAGGCTTTGCCCCGCCACCAGATGAACCTATAAAGCCAGTTACACCTGGTGTATTACGTACAACGTACCACGAATCATCTGTCATAATTAGCTCTACTAAAACATAGCCAGGGAAAACTTTACGCATCATTGTACGCTTTTTCCCATCCTTCATTTCTGTTTCTTCGTGTTCAGGCACAATAACACGGAAAATCTTATCCTGCATACCCATTGTTTCTACACGTTTCTCTAGGTTTGCTTTTACGCGGTTCTCATACCCTGAATACGTATGAACAACATACCAATTTTTCTCCATAACTACTAGGACTCCTCGTCCGTCCCTCCCTTACAAATAAAAGTGAAAAAATGAATCACGATATGCTAAGCGTATCCTTTACTCTTTTCACAAACTACCCATTAGAAAAACATAGCTTCCGCTAATAGCCTAGCGAAAGCCTGATGATATATACCCAAACTAGCATAGTCATCTATTGCTACCCTCATACTATCCCTAGTAGCATACTTACCATATTAAGAATATTTTATTGCAGTTCACTTCTTCAATTTCACCTTGGCGTAATTGTAGCTGTCGCTTCGCTTTCGCACAGAAAACATTTGTTGCTTTCGCTACAGAAAAGATCTGCAGTTGATGCTTCGCTTTCGCTACAAAAACATCCGCTGAATGAAGATAAAACAAACGAAAAAACCCGTTTATTGTAATGACGGGCTATTTCAGAAGTATTAACATGCTATTTACTAAATTATAACTCTAAGTACCAGCGAAGTAATGATGAAATGCCTAAATCAATTAACACAAAAAATAAAGCCATAATTACAACAGTTGAAATTACAACGACTGTATATTTCGTCAGTTCTTTACTTTTTGGCCAGCTTGTTTTGCGCATTTCCGCCATTACATTGCTGAAAAAGCCTTTAATCTTGCCCATTCTAGCCTGACCTCCGAATCAATCATATCTGTCTATTTACAAATTATTTTATAGCGTTTGTTTATGCATTGTATGTTCATTGCAATGTGAGCAAAATTTCTTTAATTCGAGGCGTACAGTTGAACCTTCCTTAGCAGGAAACGTGTAATTTCTCGATCCACATTTTTCACAATTTAAAACGACTTTTTTTGCCATATAATCACCTTTTCGGCACTTTGTCTTTTCAAGACTAACACCTATATTTGTCAATGTCAACAAGGGTA
Proteins encoded in this region:
- the rplA gene encoding 50S ribosomal protein L1, which codes for MAKKGKKLQDAAKLIDRNAVYGAQEAIELAQKTSSVNFDATVEVAFRLGIDTRKNDQQIRGAVVLPNGTGKTQRVLVFAKGEKLKEAEAAGADYVGDAEYIQKIQQGWFDFDVIVATPDMMGEVGKLGRVLGPKGLMPNPKTGTVTFDVTKAIEEIKAGKVEYRADKAGIIHAPIGKVSFSAEKLVENFLTVFDVVQKAKPAAAKGTYMKSVNVTTTMGPAIKIDASNVVVK
- the rpmG gene encoding 50S ribosomal protein L33, producing MAKKVVLNCEKCGSRNYTFPAKEGSTVRLELKKFCSHCNEHTMHKQTL
- the rplK gene encoding 50S ribosomal protein L11 — translated: MAKKVIKVVKLQIPAGKANPAPPVGPALGQAGVNIMGFCKEFNARTADQAGLIIPVEISVFEDRSFTFITKTPPAAVLLKVAAGIQSGSGEPNRKKVATVKRDKVREIAETKMPDLNAASVEAAMLMVEGTARSMGIVIED
- the secE gene encoding preprotein translocase subunit SecE, which encodes MGKIKGFFSNVMAEMRKTSWPKSKELTKYTVVVISTVVIMALFFVLIDLGISSLLRWYLEL
- the rplJ gene encoding 50S ribosomal protein L10: MSKAIENKQVQVQEITEKFQNAASVVVVDYRGLNVAQVTELRKQLREAGVEFKVYKNTLTRRATEAVGLEGINDVLVGPNAIAFSNEDVVAPAKIINEFAKKNEALEIKAGIIEGTISSVEDVKALAELPSREGLLSMLLSVLQAPVRNFALATKAVAEQKEEQGA
- the nusG gene encoding transcription termination/antitermination protein NusG, encoding MEKNWYVVHTYSGYENRVKANLEKRVETMGMQDKIFRVIVPEHEETEMKDGKKRTMMRKVFPGYVLVELIMTDDSWYVVRNTPGVTGFIGSSGGGAKPTPLLPEEADRLLQQMGMTDKVVEVDISVGEAVEVLEGPFAHFQGRVEEIDTEKGKVKVSVDMFGRETIMELDFEQIQKM